The segment TACGGCTTTAATTTTATGTGCAGGATTTGGGAAAAGATTAAATCCGTTAACACTAGAAACTCCTAAGCCTTTAATCAAATTAAACAATATTGCAGTGCTTGAAATTTGTATTAATCTAATTGAAAATTTAGGTATACAACAAATTATTCTTAATACTTTTTATTTAAAAGATCAAATTCATGACTTTATAAATCATAAAAAGTTTAATCCTAAAATCACAATTATTGATGATGGAGAGAATATTCTTGATACAGGAGGTGGCATAAGCAATATGATGAAACATACAAATGAAGAAAATGTTTTAATATTTAATCCTGACACAATATGGGGAAAAAATTATGCCAATGAAATTATTGAAATGGAAGATATATATTTTTCAAAAAAACTTAAAAATATACTTTTATTAGTAAAAAAAGAATTAAGTTTTGATAAAAATTTAAAGGGTGATTTTGATCTAAAAGAAAATTTGATTATAAAAAATAATGAGAGTAAATTTATTTATACAGGATGCCAAATTATGAATAAAAAACTTCTTTCTAAATATAAAGATAAAAAATTTTCCATAACAAATGTATGGAATGATCTAATTGAAAAAAAAGAATTATTTGGATTTGAGACTAATAATAATTTTTATCATTTAACTGATCTTGAAACTTTTAGAAAACTACAAGGTCTTTAGCTCTTTCTTTGTCTAAGTATTTGCAATCAGTAATATTATTCTTTTTATCTAAATTTATTAATAGTGGATTTCCAGTTGGAATCTCTAATTTAGAGATTTGATTTTCATCTAATTTAAATAAGTATTTGCATAATGCTCTAATTGAATTTCCATGCGCAGAAATTAAAATATTATTTTTTGAAATTTCATTTTCAATTTCTTGTGTATAAAACTCTAATACTCTTTCATAAGTATCTTTAAGAGACTCTGTGTCTGGAATTTTATCAATTGGTATTTCTTTGTAGGCATCAATATTGATAGGATGGTGAGGATTTTTTTTATCTAATGGGTCTGGTCGTAAATCCCACGAACGTCTAAATTGATGAACTTTTTCTTCACCAAGTTTTAATTTCATTTCATCTTTATTTAAACCTGTCAGGGATCCATAGTGTCGTTCATTTAATTGCCAAGCCTCTTTTGAAACTTTTGTATCTTGCAGTGTTTGTTTTATTAATTTTAAGGTGTTTTTTGCTCTTAATTGGTAAGATGAATAATAAATATCAATATTTATATTTTTCGTTTTTATTAGTTCACCAGCTTTTATAGCTTCAGATTTACCATTTTCGGTCAAGTCTACATCAACCCAACCTGTGAATTTTTTTTCAAGATTCCATATACTTTGGCCATGTCTTACTAAAATTAAATAACTCATTTGTTAATCTTTTAATTTAATTTATAAAATATAACTACTAATAAAATTATATGAAAATTTTTAGAATTAATTTATTATTTATAGTATTGTTTTTTATTTCAGCTTGCTCTTCAGTACCGTCAAACACATCAAATAGTTGTTCAATATTTAATGAAAGGTATTTATGGTTTAAACATGCTAATAAATCAGAAAAAAAATGGGGAACCCCAGTTTATTTGCAGCTTGCTTTTATTAAAATGGAGTCAGATTTTGATTGGCTTGCCAAACCTCCTAGACAAAAACTTTTTAAAGTAATTCCATACAAAAGACCCTCAAGTTCATTTGGATACTCTCAGGCAGTTAATGGTACATGGGAACAATATAAAAAAGAGACAGGAAATAAGCTTGCAGTAAGAGCTAGGTTCAAAGATAGCGTTGATTTCATAGGATGGTACACCAGTAAATCTAGTTCTATTTTAAAAATATCTAAAACTGATGCTTTTAAACAGTATGTTGCTTATCATGAAGGATGGGGAAATTATAAACATTATAAAAAGAATAAAAAAATAATTAATTTAGCAAAAAGAGTTGAGAAACAATCTAATATTTATAAAAATCAACTTAAAGAGTGCAGTGGTTCACTAAGTAAAAATAAATATATTATTTTTTAGATAATTCTTTTTTTAACTCTAAATCAACGGAGTCTATTCTTTTTGTATTTTGAGCAAGTGTTAAATACATTGTAGGAGTTACATATAGTGTAAAGAAAGTAGAAATTATCATCCCTCCAAGTATAGTTGCTCCAACGGCTAACCTTGAGGCTTCTCCAGCACCTGGTCCAATATTTCCAATTACCAAAGGAATCATTGCTATCATGGTACTTATAGATGTCATCATAATAGGTCGAAATCTTAATTCACAAGCTTCTTTAACCGAATCTTCTATTTTCTTTCCTGTGGTTCTTATTTGATTTGCATAATCAACAATCAAAATACTATTTTTCGTTGATATACCAATCAGAATTACTAAAGCAATTTGAGAAAAAATATTTATTGAACTATTTAAAAATAAAATAAATACCAGTCCTCCAAAAACAGCTAGTGGTACAGTTAACATAATTATAAACGGATGAATAAAAGAATTAAATGTAGCAGCCATTACCAAATAAGCAGTCAGTAAACCAAGTGCAAAAATTATATAAAGTTCATTTGTTGTCTCTTTAACTTCTTCAGACTCACCTTTCCAAGTAATTTGATTAGTGGGCGCCACATCTGCCATTATATTTTCCAGATATTCAATTGCTTCAAATAAAGAATAATTTTCATTTATATTTGCAGAAATTGTTACAGCTCTTTGTCGGTCATATCTTGCTAATACTTTTGCTGATCCTTCTTCTCTTAGGTCAACTAGGTTAGACAATGAGATTAATTCTCCAGTTGTACCAGATCTTACAAACAATTTACTTAAACTATCTTTATCTTTTCTATCAATGAGATATTGCTGAAGAATAATTGGATATTCTTTACCCAATTTATTAAATGTGGTAACTCTTTTGCCACCATATAATGTCTCTAATGTTTGGCCAATTGATCTAGTCGATATTCCTAAATCTTTAGCTTTATTTTTATTGATAACTAATTTTACCTCTGGTTTATTTCTATTAAAGTCTGACTCAATTCTTGATAATCCTCTATTTCTTCTAAGTTTACTAATTACGTCATTTTGAATACTTTCTAGTTCTTCATAAGTACTTCCCAAAATTACCATTTGGACTGGTTTATTGTAATTAGATACCCTTATGGCTTGAGGTGAAATTGGAAATGCTAAAGTTTGAGGGACAGTTACTATTTTACCTATAGCTTGTCTCATTATTATCATTGTATCTTTATCTCGTTTTTTCCAGTCTTCAAGTAAAGCAATAATAATAAAACTATTAAATGAATTTGCAGAGCTTCCAAATCCTGGAACTCTCATTATAAATTTTTCATAAGGACTATTCTCAGCTTGAAGCAATGGTAGCAATCTCTTTTCTACTACCTGGGCTTTTTCTTGTGTGTAATCGAAAGAACTTCCTTCATCGGTAAATCCAATAACCAAATAAACGCCCCTGTCTTCTTTTGGAAGAAGTTCTTTGGTTGTGAACATGAATAAAGCAACAGATCCTGCAATAATTAAAATAATGAAGGTTATTATCGTTTTCTTTTTATTTAACCAATAATCTAATGTTTCTCTATAAAAATTAGAAAAACCTTGAAAAAAAACATTAAATTTTCTAACAAAAAAACCAGAGCTTGTTTTTTTATTTAGAAACTTACTTCCTAGCATTGGTGAAAGCGTTAATGCAACAAATGATGAGACAACTATAGAAAAAGATAAAGCTATAGCTGTTTCTCTAAATAAAGTTCCAGATATTCCTTTAATAAAAATTAATGGAATGAAAACAGCAAGTAAAATTAAAGTTGTTGCAATTATCGCAAAGGTAATTTGTTTAGATCCATTATATGCAGCAATCAATGGACTTTCTCCATTTTCTATTCTTCTATATATTGCATCAGTCATAATAACAGAGTCATCAGTGATAATTCCAATTGCAAGTATAAAACTAAGAAGTACAAAAATATTTATTGATAAATCAAATAGATAGATACCTAAAAATGATGCTATTAAGCTCACCGGAAGCGCTACAGCAGGAACAATCACTGCTTTTATATTTCCC is part of the Candidatus Pelagibacter sp. HTCC7211 genome and harbors:
- a CDS encoding nucleotidyltransferase family protein, which gives rise to MRINTALILCAGFGKRLNPLTLETPKPLIKLNNIAVLEICINLIENLGIQQIILNTFYLKDQIHDFINHKKFNPKITIIDDGENILDTGGGISNMMKHTNEENVLIFNPDTIWGKNYANEIIEMEDIYFSKKLKNILLLVKKELSFDKNLKGDFDLKENLIIKNNESKFIYTGCQIMNKKLLSKYKDKKFSITNVWNDLIEKKELFGFETNNNFYHLTDLETFRKLQGL
- a CDS encoding 2,3-bisphosphoglycerate-dependent phosphoglycerate mutase, which encodes MSYLILVRHGQSIWNLEKKFTGWVDVDLTENGKSEAIKAGELIKTKNINIDIYYSSYQLRAKNTLKLIKQTLQDTKVSKEAWQLNERHYGSLTGLNKDEMKLKLGEEKVHQFRRSWDLRPDPLDKKNPHHPINIDAYKEIPIDKIPDTESLKDTYERVLEFYTQEIENEISKNNILISAHGNSIRALCKYLFKLDENQISKLEIPTGNPLLINLDKKNNITDCKYLDKERAKDLVVF
- a CDS encoding transglycosylase SLT domain-containing protein encodes the protein MKIFRINLLFIVLFFISACSSVPSNTSNSCSIFNERYLWFKHANKSEKKWGTPVYLQLAFIKMESDFDWLAKPPRQKLFKVIPYKRPSSSFGYSQAVNGTWEQYKKETGNKLAVRARFKDSVDFIGWYTSKSSSILKISKTDAFKQYVAYHEGWGNYKHYKKNKKIINLAKRVEKQSNIYKNQLKECSGSLSKNKYIIF
- a CDS encoding efflux RND transporter permease subunit; the encoded protein is MYITELSIRRPVVAWVLSLILIVFGLFVYSELPVRELPDGLQPPVVQVKVNYKSASAPIIDQEITQVIEDVIGGAEGIKNIDSKSENGRSSINIEFDTDIELDDAANDIRERVARIVDNLPSEADAPQILKQAAGFTTTMWLSVSSSTWSDLELGDYADRYLVDAFSSVKGVGRILLGGLRELSVRIWIDPIKLAANDMTIQEVENALRNENISLPAGTLEAENIDLTINLDKSYTNIDELKFLPIKKTKDQIVRLSDVANVELGPVSEKTLFKSQSKNKLNQKTVGIGIYAKSGASTVELSNEIQKKIKEVKKTLPDSLKLDVSFNRATYVKAAIDEVYKTLAIAFVLVVIIIYLFLGNIKAVIVPAVALPVSLIASFLGIYLFDLSINIFVLLSFILAIGIITDDSVIMTDAIYRRIENGESPLIAAYNGSKQITFAIIATTLILLAVFIPLIFIKGISGTLFRETAIALSFSIVVSSFVALTLSPMLGSKFLNKKTSSGFFVRKFNVFFQGFSNFYRETLDYWLNKKKTIITFIILIIAGSVALFMFTTKELLPKEDRGVYLVIGFTDEGSSFDYTQEKAQVVEKRLLPLLQAENSPYEKFIMRVPGFGSSANSFNSFIIIALLEDWKKRDKDTMIIMRQAIGKIVTVPQTLAFPISPQAIRVSNYNKPVQMVILGSTYEELESIQNDVISKLRRNRGLSRIESDFNRNKPEVKLVINKNKAKDLGISTRSIGQTLETLYGGKRVTTFNKLGKEYPIILQQYLIDRKDKDSLSKLFVRSGTTGELISLSNLVDLREEGSAKVLARYDRQRAVTISANINENYSLFEAIEYLENIMADVAPTNQITWKGESEEVKETTNELYIIFALGLLTAYLVMAATFNSFIHPFIIMLTVPLAVFGGLVFILFLNSSINIFSQIALVILIGISTKNSILIVDYANQIRTTGKKIEDSVKEACELRFRPIMMTSISTMIAMIPLVIGNIGPGAGEASRLAVGATILGGMIISTFFTLYVTPTMYLTLAQNTKRIDSVDLELKKELSKK